A genome region from Leptidea sinapis chromosome 34, ilLepSina1.1, whole genome shotgun sequence includes the following:
- the LOC126974952 gene encoding 2-oxoisovalerate dehydrogenase subunit alpha, mitochondrial: protein MMARALRNGVTFLRFNARRSIRLFSTHTRPEIENGIRIAEFPGAKAPYVTELNVLNEKTYDPIPIYRVLDKNGNVLISSEEPNIDKDTLLNMYKTMIQLYQMDKILYESQRQGRISFYMTNYGEEGIHVGSAAALSPEDLVFAQYRETGVLLYRGMTVTELVNQCYGNHEDSGKGRHMPVHYGSKQHNIVTISSPLATQMPQAVGAAYAYKRQPANERCVICYFGEGAASEGDAFAALNFAATLECPVILFCRNNGYAISTPSSEQYRGDGIASRGPALGLQTIRVDGTDALAVYNAVCRARELALQNKPVLIEAMAYRVGHHSTSDDSTAYRPAEEINKWTTEESPINKLRLYLERKGIWDAESDKAFAKEARNSVVRSMQEAERKQKPHWKEMFEDVYYDMPPSLQKQMKQMEEHLKKYNEKYPMNQFQPE from the exons TTGTTTTCGACCCACACGCGACCAGAAATAGAAAATGGAATTAGAATTGCCGAATTTCCGGGTGCTAAGGCGCCCTATGTAACAGAGCTAAATGTTCTGAATGAGAAGACCTACGATCCCATACCGATCTATCGAGTTTTAGATAAAAACGGCAACGTACTAATCAGCAGTGAGGAACCAAATATTGATAAGGatactttattaaatatgtataaaactaTGATACAGCTCTATCAGATGGACAAAATACTGTATGAGTCCCAGAG ACAAGGTCGTATATCCTTCTACATGACCAACTACGGAGAAGAAGGCATCCATGTCGGAAGCGCCGCCGCCCTGTCACCTGAGGATCTGGTCTTTGCGCAGTACAGAGAGACCGGGGTCCTACTGTATCGGGGCATGACGGTCACCGAGCTGGTGAACCAGTGCTACGGAAATCACGAAGACTCCGGCAAGGGAAGACATATGCCCGTGCATTACGGGAGCAAGCAGCACAATATCGTCACCATTTCTAGTCCTTTAG CCACACAAATGCCACAGGCCGTCGGCGCGGCGTACGCGTACAAACGTCAGCCAGCGAACGAGCGTTGCGTCATCTGCTACTTCGGTGAGGGAGCTGCTTCCGAAGGAGACGCCTTCGCTGCTCTCAACTTCGCCGCTACGCTTGAGTGCCCAGTCATCTTGTTCTG TAGAAACAACGGATACGCTATCTCCACGCCGTCCAGCGAGCAGTACCGGGGAGACGGCATCGCGAGTCGAGGCCCGGCTCTTGGCCTGCAAACCATTCGCGTCGACGGCACAGACGCGCTGGCTGTCTACAACGCTGTGTGTCGGGCACGCGAGCTAGCGCTGCAGAATAAGCCCGTGCTCATTGAAGCTATGGCCTACAG AGTGGGACATCACTCCACGTCGGACGACAGCACTGCGTACAGACCCGCAGAGGAAATAAACAAGTGGACCACTGAAGAGAGCCCCATCAACAAACTGAGGCTTTATCTTGAACGAAAAG GTATCTGGGACGCTGAATCGGACAAAGCATTCGCGAAGGAAGCTCGCAACTCCGTGGTCCGCTCGATGCAGGAAGCTGAGAGGAAGCAGAAACCGCACTGGAAGGAGATGTTCGAGGATGTCTACTACGACATGCCACCCTCGCTAca aaaACAAATGAAGCAAATGGAAGAACACTTAAAGAAATATAACGAAAAATACCCGATGAATCAATTCCAGCCTGAATAA